The following proteins are co-located in the Pyricularia oryzae 70-15 chromosome 1, whole genome shotgun sequence genome:
- a CDS encoding MIF domain-containing protein gives MAFRPNPVGVGPSIPEEDEEQPQPQPQHLLTGEAGKKDRHPPRSRLQLLARSSLQRLSFAHRKADLLQRQHHQSSSQTHRQHNKMSDRQSLDSTSDNCAMREIERGPPGDRKNNARSRMSQVDVLASKRRSTFFEDTFAASKGEKSGAKAATAMTERIRSEAIVMAEVKTNVILSDEFTFITELSYNLSLRYQRPVSSIVVSVQHGACMMYGGTFEPAYSMTIFALPSQMRPTTNKRNAVMIQMHMDEVLGVPSSRGIVRFVPMPEDNVAVSGRTIGSEITELAREAGIDLIDDDEGETLSKRRSVKLKNRLSVRKSFSNFKDHSRSGSRELTPPLPSPPLEPGYSHDGVRERLGPGPNDPMPVRKTRRRKSFVASIFGWPREDTNRPPIPL, from the exons ATGGCTTTTCGACCAAACCCTGTTGGTGTTGGCCCGAGCATCCCTGAGGAAGACGAGgagcagccgcagccgcagccgcagcacTTGCTGACCGGAGAAGCTGGTAAAAAGGACAGGCATCCCCCACGTAGCAGGCTGCAACTACTGGCTCGTAGCTCTCTGCAACGTCTATCCTTTGCACATCGAAAAGCAGACCTGCTTCAGCGGCAACATCACCAGTCTTCATCACAGACACACCGACAACACAACAAGATGTCGGACAGGCAGAGCCTCGATTCAACCAGCGACAACTGCGCCATGCGGGAAATTGAGCGCGGCCCACCCGGAGACAGGAAAAACAACGCGCGGTCGAGAATGTCACAGGTTGACGTACTGGCCTCCAAGCGGCGGAGTACCTTTTTCGAAGACACCTTTGCTGCGTCAAAGGGAGAGAAGAGCGGTGCTAAGGCAGCGACTGCCATGACCGAGAGGATCCGGAGCGAAGCTATCGTCATGGCTGAGGTCAAGACCAATGTCATT cTCAGCGATGAGTTCACCTTTATAACCGAGCTGTCATACAACCTCTCGCTGCGCTACCAGCGACCAGTGTCAAGTATCGTGGTGTCGGTGCAGCACGGCGCGTGTATGATGTACGGCGGAACTTTTGAGCCGGCGTACAGCATGACTATATTCGCCCTGCCGTCGCAGATGCGCCCAACGACCAACAAGCGGAATGCTGTCATGATACAGATGCACATGGATGAGGTCCTGGGCGTGCCCTCGTCTCGCGGCATCGTTCGCTTCGTGCCCATGCCCGAAGATAACGTCGCCGTCAGCGGACGGACGATTGGATCTGAGATTACGGAGCTGGCTAGGGAGGCCGGCATTGACCTTatcgacgacgatgagggAGAAACCCTTTCAAAGAGGAGGAGCGTGAAGCTCAAGAATCGACTAAGCGTCAGA AAGTCTTTTAGCAACTTCAAGGACCACAGCCGTAGCGGGTCCCGAGAACTTAcaccgccgctgccgtcgccgccgctaGAGCCCGGCTACTCTCACGACGGCGTCCGTGAAAGGCTTGGCCCGGGACCAAACGACCCTATGCCGGTGAGGAAGACGAGAAGGCGAAAGAGCTTCGTCGCTAGCATCTTTGGGTGGCCCAGGGAGGACACCAACCGACCACCGATACCGCTGTAA